The stretch of DNA CCTTGCTGTGTCTCCTCTGATTGGTTGCCTTTGAGGCTGCTGGTCCCTGCTTCATTTCTCGCCGGATTCGTCCGCCCCTGCCTCGCCCCGCCCCTTTCGCTCCAATTGGCCGTGTCCCATCAGCCCCCAAATCCCACCTTCTCTTCCAGGCTTTTCCGCCTCTCTCCAGCCCACCCCAATTCTTTCCCTCTGGGTTTGCCCTATTCTTTTGGCTCCTTGGAACTCTGAATTCTGTCTTCCTGATTCCCTTTCTTCCTGATTGGCCCCAATTATCTGGCCCGccctcttttatattattttgctcCATTGCTTTATTCCACCCCCTGCCTTTGCCTCCAAGGTTTCTGATTGGTTCCCCCTTCCTAGGGGTATTGGCAATGACATGATGCTGTCCAGTTTGACCTTTGACCCTCCTGATTGgctccttccctttttccctccccatctttttttctgaacCCTCCCATGGAGCTCAATCCCTTTTGACTCGTTCTCTGGTCTTTCTGAGACTTCATTGTACCATCCTTTCCACTTCCTTGCTGGAAATACCCACATTTGGTCTCCCTCCTGGCCTTactgaggactctgttcttttGCCCCTGGCTCTTTCGCTTCTAGATTTTCCACACTTTTGTCTACCATTTCCTATCTGGGCCCCTGCCCTTATGACTGGATTGCCCCTTGTCTTGCTTTACTGTCTCacctttcccccttccctcccctcattTCTGTCTCATGAGCTTGGTTCTGTCCATCTTGTCTTTGAATTTGCCCTTTTTTCTCCCATCCCCTCCTTTTCCTGATCCAGCTTGCTTTTgacctcttccctttctctcttgacCCTATCTACCCATCCCCACCTGGCTGACTATACCCCCTGTCCCCGGCCAGGTCTTTCTGGACTCTTCGACACTGGCCTCCACCACGCGGGCTCAGCAGGGCCCGACGCCTCCGTCATGAACCTCATCTCAGCCCTGGAATCCCGGGGCCCTCAGCCTGGCCCCTCcgcctcctctctcctctcccagtTCCGCAGTCCTTCCTGGCAAACCGGTAAGCCCAGCGCCGGCCCTGCAGGGCCAGGGTGGGGCTGGCTTGCTGTCCGCTCTGACCCGCGGTCTTCCTCATCTCCAGCCATGCACACGCCAGGCCCCACGGAGCTCTTCATCTCGGGCGCCCTGCCGGGTTCCAGCACCTTTCCGTCCTCCTCTGCCCTGTCGGCTTACCAACACCCGGCTTCCTTCGGCAGCCGCCCCTTCCCAGTGCCCTCGTCCCTCAGCCTCCAGGACCCCCCATTCAGCCCTCCAGCTAATGGGCTCCTGTCTCCTCATGACGTGCTGCACCTGAAGCCCTCGCAGGCACCCACGGTGCCCTCTTCACTGGGCTTTGAGCGCCTGGCAGGAGGCGGTGTCTTGGGGCCAGCTGGTCTTGGTCCAGCCCAGACCCCCCCTTATCGCCCTGGCCCCCCagacccaccaccaccacctcgcCACCTCCCAACTCAGTTCAACCTGCTGGCTTCCTCTtctgctgccgccgccgctgccgaGCAGTCCTCCCCACAGCTCTATAACTTCTCGGGTGCTGCCCCGGGCCCACCGCCGCCTGAGCGGGCCCTGCCCCGCCAGGACACAGTCATCAAGCACTATCAGCGGCCAGCCAGTGCCCAGCCCCCACCACCCCCGCCACCAGCCCATGCCCTCCAGCACTATCTGAGCTGTGGAGGCAGCTACCCCTCCATGGGCCACCGGGCCAACCTGGCCTGCAGCCCCCTGGGTGGTGGGGAGCCCTCCCCGGGTGCTGGGGAGCCTAGCAAGGCTGGTCCCAGCGGAGCCACGGCGGGGGCATCTGGCCGGGCCACAGGCCCTGAGGCAGCGGGGGGCGGtggggccgggggtggtggcggagGTTACCGCCCCATCATTCAGTCGCCTGGGTACAAGACGGGCAAAGGTGGTTATGGAGCAGCTGCCGGGGGTGCCACCAGGCCCCCCCCACCCCGTTCGACTGCTACCCCCAAATGCCAGAGCCTGGGTGGACCGGCAGCCGCCTATGCCACTGGGAAGGCCTCTGGGGCTGGAGGGGCAGGGGGCCAGGCTTATTCCCCTGGTCAGCCTCAAGGGCTTCTGGGACCCCAGGCCTATGGGCAAGGGTTTGGAGCAGGGCAGGCACAGGACTTGAGCAaaggccccagctactcagggggcccTCCACAGCCCCCCAGCGGCCCTCCTCCTCCTGGCCTGGCCACATGTCAGAGCTACTCCCCGGACCAGCTGCAGGGGCAGCTGTATGGCGTGCAGGGCGAGCCATACCCAGGGCCAGCCGCCCACTCCCAGGGGCTGCCCACAGCCAGCCCCTCACTCAGCTACAGTACCGGCCATTCCCCAGCACTCTCGGGCCATGGGGGTGGCTGGGgacccagctccttgggaggtggTGGTGAGGCCAGCCCATCTCACATCATTCGTCCACTCCAGTCACCGCCTGCCACAGGCCGCCCGCCTGGAGTCGGTTCTCCAGGAGCCCCTGGCAAATACCTGAGCTCAGTCTTGGCCTCAGCCCCTTTCCTGGCACCTCCTGGAGCTGGCAGCTATGCAGCCGGAGCCGGTGGCTACAAGGGCAAGGGGGATGGCTCGGAGCTGCTGGCGGGCCCAGGTGGGCCTCCTGCGGAGCGCACAGAGGATGAGGAGTTCCTCATCCAGCATCTCTTGCAGGCGCCCAGCCCTCCTCGGACCTCAGGGGCAGACGGCTTGGTGGGCGAGGACGGGGCAGCAGATGCCTCTAAGGGACTTGGGGGAAGTGGCGGGGCCGGGGGACCGCCGGGTACACCCTACGAGTTGGCCAAGGAAGACCCCCAGAGGTACCATCTGCAGAGTGTCATCCGCACCAGTGCCAGCCTGGATGAGGGTGCCACTGCGGCACTGGAGCTGGGcctggggaggctgaaggagaagaagaaagggcCAGAGCGGGGTGGCGAGACCCCTGAGGGGCTGGCCACCTCCGTTGTCCACTACGGGGCAGGTGCCAAGGAGCTGGGGGCCTTCTTGCAAAAGAgcccaccacccccacctcccacagcCCAGTCCACCCAGCCCACTCCCCATGGCCTCCTTCTGGAGGCCGGGGGGCCTGACCTCCCACTGGTgctgcctccgcctcctcccCAGCTGCTCCCCTCGGTCCTCAGCCATGCCCCCAGTCCCTCTGCCAGCGCCTCCAAAGTCGGTGTCCACCTCCTTGAGCCAGCCACCCGCGATGGGGCACCCCAGCCACCTCCACCGCCACCCCCGCCTCCACCACCCATGCCCCTGCAGCTCGAGGCCCACCTCCGCAGCCACGGCCTGGAGCCCGCGGCTCCCAGCCCCCGCCTGCGACCCGAGGAGAGCCTGGAGCCGCCAGGCGCCATGCAGGAATTGCTCGGGGCTCTGGAGCCGCTGCCCCCGGCGCCTGGGGACACCGGCGTAGGCCCGCCAAACTCGGAAGGCAAGGATCCCGCAGGTGCCTACCGCAGCCCGAGCCCGCAAGGCACCAAGGCGCCGCGCTTCGTGCCGCTCACCTCCATCTGCTTCCCTGACTCCTTGCTCCAAGACGAGGAGCGCAGCTTCTTCCCTACCATGGAGGAGATGTTCGGTGGAGGGGCCGCGGATGACTATGGCAAGGCTGGGCCACCCGAGGACGAGGGGGACCCCAAGGCGGGCGCTGGGCCACCCCCGGGCCCCCCTGCCTATGATCCCTATGGGCCCTACTGCCCTGGCCGGGCATCAGGAGCCGGGCCCGAGACACCAGGCTTGGGCCTGGACCCCAACAAGCCCCCTGAACTGCCCTCCACGGTCAACGCCGAGCCACTGGGCCTGATCCAGAGCGGCCCCCACCAGGCGGCGCCACCACCCCCGCCTCCGCCACCACCGCCTCCCGCGCCAGCCTCCGAGCCCAAGGGTGGCCTCACCTCGCCCATCTTCTGCTCTACCAAGCCAAAGAAGCTGCTCAAGACATCCTCCTTTCACCTGCTGCGGCGCCGCGACCCACCCTTCCAGACCCCTAAGAAGCTGTACGCCCAGGAGTACGAATTCGAGGCGGACGAGGACAAGGCTGATGTGCCCGCCGACATCCGCCTCAACCCCCGGCGCCTGCCCGACCTGGTCTCCAGCTGCCGCTCCCGCCCGGCCCTCTCGCCACTGGGGGACATCGACTTCTGCCCACCGAACCCGGGACCAGATGGCCCCCGGCGCCGTGGCCGCAAACCCACGAAGGCGAAGCGTGATGGGCCGCCCCGGCCCCGGGGAAGGCCCCGGATCCGCCCTCTGGAGGTCCCCACCACTGCGGGGCCCGCCTCGGCTTCCACGCCCACCGATGGCGCCAAGAAACCCCGGGGCCGGGGCCGAGGCCGGGGTCGAAAAGCTGAGGAGGCAGGGGGCACCCGGTTGGAGCCCCTGAAGCCACTTAAGGTGAGGGGAATGGGATCTTGTAGGAGATCGGGGAGGAGGGGCTGTGCCCAATGTTTGAGtcttaaaaggaaggaaggaagggtttaCAGCCGCACCTTGGCATTTCTGGGGCAGGGGGATAATAAGGTTTATAGTTCTAAAATCTGAGGAAGTTAGGTGAGGAATTTTAGGGTCCCACTGACAGACCTAAAATTGAAATTCTGAATCTAGGCTGgccacggtggttcatgcctgtaatcccagcacttcaggagactgaggcggaaggatctcttgaagccagatgttcgagaccagcctggtcaacgtagtgagaccctggtttctattaaaaacataaaaatttagccagatgtggctgtgtgtacctatagtcccagctactcagaggctgaggtaggagtatctcttgaaccctggagttcaaggctgtagtgagctatgattgcattactgcactgtggcctgggccacagagtgcgaccctgtctcaagaaataaaggaaattatgGGTTTAGGGAGAGGCAGGAGGTTGGGGCTTatgcttttagcatttttttttttttttttttttgagagagagtttctgtcacccaggctggagtgcagtggcatgatcttggctcactgcaacctccacctcctgtgttcaagagattctcctgcctcagccttttgagtagctgggattacaggcatccgccaccacattcggctaatttttgttgttgttgttgttgttgttgttgtatttttagtagagatggggttttactatgttggccaggctgatttgaaactcctgacctcaagtgatccgcccgcctcagcctcccaaggtgctgggattataggcgtgagccacctcacctggatTGCCTGCTTTTAGCTTCTATATCCCAAATGATGGGCATTGAGGGATCCTACATTCCTGGGTTTCATGGGAAGCAGGTCTGGGGACCTGAACTAGGCTGTAAGGGAAGAGCTCAGTGAGTCTAAGTTCCTGGTCTTCTGAGCGAGGAACTCTAGTCTTGTCCTCCTAGAATCTAAGACAAGGGGTTTGCAGCTTTGAATTCTAGAAATTCACGGGCTGAGCACCTGTAAATTTGGATTTTTGGGGGGCTGAGGGGGGAATGGGACTGGGGGCCCAGACTCCTGGGCCCTCACGGCCCGCCACTCCCATGTCTAGATCAAGCTGTCTGTGCCCAAGGCTGGCGAGGGTCTGGGAGCCTCATCGGGTGATGCCATATCAGGCACTGACCACAACAGCCTGGACTCGAGCCTGACTCGGGAGAAGATCGAGGCCAAGAtcaaggaggtggaggagaagcaGCCAGAGATGAAGTCGGGTTTCATGGCCTCCTTCTTGGACTTCCTCAAGTCAGGCAAGCGCCACCCACCACTCTACCAGGCGGGCCTGACACCTCCGCTCAGCCCTCCCAAGAGCGTGCCACCCTCTGTGCCAGCCCGaagcctgcagccccagcccccTGCCACCCCCGCTGTGCCACATCCCCCACCTTCTGGAGCCTTCGGGCTTGGGGGTGccctggaggctgcagagagtgaggggctggggctgggctgcccTTCACCCTGCAAGCGACTGGATGAGGAGCTGAAGCGGAACCTTGAGACGCTGCCCTCCTTCTCCTCGGACGAGGAAGACTCTGTCGCCAAGAACCGAGACCTGCAGGAGAGCATCTCCTCGGCCATCTCTGCCCTCGATGACCCACCCCTTGCTGGGCCAAAGGACACCTCCACGCCAGATGGGCCGCCCTTGGCCCCCGCAGCTGCAGTTCCAGGGCCACCCCCTCTTCCGGGGCTCCCCAGTGCCAACGGCAATGGCACTCCTGGTGAGCTCTGGGAAGGTGGTCTGGGAGTAGAGTGGAGCTTAAAGGTTATCACGGTCACTAGATATAGTTGCGCAGGTTACGCACTGTTTAAGAGACACCATTCATGTAGATGGTACAAGCTTGCATATTTATGAAGGGACTTTCCTTATTATACAGGCATTTTGAGGAAGGTGTGTATCTTTTTCTAATTCACCCAGAGGTGCTAAGTGGACTAGGAGGGGCCCCAAGGCAGATACTGGAGAATGCAAGGAGACAGGGCAGGTGATGAGTTACAGGAGAGGGGCTACTCAGGTTCTGAACGGTGGGAGGTGTGGGGACTGAGGAGGGCTCTGAGTCAGCCACGTGTGAAGGTACAGAAAGATGTCTGGGGGCAGAGAAAGACTTGGGGAGGGTGATGGGTCTTGGGAGTGGGCAGCGGAAGGCAAGACTAGGGGCACAGGAAGGGTTTAGGTTGTGCTCTGGCTTTGGACACAGCTTAAGGGGTGTTAATGGCAGAAACAGAGGCATTGGGAGATGAGAGGTGGGAGCTTACAGGAGGGCATAGAGGGGACTTGGGAAATGGAGAGAGCTTTTGGGGGGTGTAGAAGGTTGGggaatggggagtggggaggtgagAAGAACGGGTGAGACCAAAGCTGACAGGGTCGTTGCAGAAGAGAACAGCCAGGCTGAGAGAGCCTTTGAAGGGCTTGGAAGGGCCATGGCCCAGGATACAAGAATGGAGAAGCAGCAGTTTTACAGGTCGGGTGAGATTTCAGGGAGTTAGAGGGgtgtgttcaaaaaaaaaaaaaaaaaaaaaccatgataggctgggcacagtgggccacacctgtaatcctagcacactttgggaggctgagacaggaggatcacttgagcccgggaggttgaggctgtggtgagccatgattgagccactatactccagcctgggtgacagcgcaagacccTAAGACAGggtctttttaaacaaaaaactccaaaaacaaaacaaaaagaccctgtgagattcttttttttttttttttttttttttttgagacagagtctcgctctgtcacccaggctggagtttagtggcgcaatcttggctcaccacaacctctgccttccaggttcaagtgattcttctgcctcagcctcccaagtagctgggactacaggtgcctgccaccatgcccagctaattttttgtatttttagtagacatggcatttcgctatgttggccaggctggtcttgaactccttacttcatgatctgcccaccttggcatcccaaagtgttgggattacaggcgtgagccatcgtgtccagccgtttttttttttttttccaagacagagtctcactctgtccaccaggctggagtacagtggcgtgatcttggctcactgcaacctctgcctccagggttctagctgttctcctgcctcagcctcccgagtagctgggattacaggcacctgccaccacacctggctcattttttatatttttggtagagacagggttttaccacgttggccaggctggtctcgaactcctgacctcaagtgatccgcctgcctcggcctccgaaagtagtgggattacaggcgtgaaccaccatgcccgcctcCTATGAGGTTCTTAAAAGGCCTGAAGAAGGGAGCTGGCAGACAGAGGAAGGGTTAGCAGTCTGCACACTGGTGAGCAGGCCAAGGAAAGGACAGAGACGGGTCtggagggaggaggatgaggcCTTGGAGGAAGACAAGGTGAGGAAGTAGAGCTAGGGAGGTGATGATTTAGGAGTGGGAGGGTCATTCAGGAGGAGGAGTAAGAGCCAGACAAGGGCTTTGAGACCACAAAGAGACATTTCAGGACTGAGAAGGGGATTAGGGATGGGAGACGGGTCTCCTTTACAGCCACAGGAGCCAGAGTAGGTCTCTGCAGAGACTCCGATAGGGTAGAAGGGCCACTGGGAGCTGAGTGGTAGTTACGGACAGAGGGGTTCTTGGTACAGAAAGTGATGTTTAAAGGACAAGAGGAAAGGTGCCAGGAATGATGAATAACATCCAGGCCTGATGTCCCTGTCTCCCCCAGAGCCCCCACTGCTGGAGGAGAAACCCCCACCCACTCCACCTCCTGCCCCGactcctcagcctcagcctccaccaCCCCCTCCGCCGCCACAGCCAGCCCTGCCCTCGCCGCCCCCGCTGGTGGCCCCCACGCCCAACTCACCACCGCCACCACCgctgccaccaccacctccaccagctATGCCCTCGCCTCCTCCGCCACCCCCACCAGCCGCTGCCCCACCGGCTGCCCCTCCCGAGGAGCCCGCCGCCCCGTCCCCTGAAGACCCCGAGCTGCCGGACACCCGGCCCCTGCATCTGGCCAAGAAGCAGGAGACGGCAGCCGTGTGTGGGGAGACGGACGAGGAGGCCGGCGAGAGTGGCGGAGAGGGCATCTTCCGGGAGCGAGACGAGTTCGTCATCCGCGCCGAGGACATCCCTTCGCTTAAGGTGAGTCCCAGCCTTCTCCAAAAACTGCCCTGATTGGTTTGGTCACCTGTTTGTTGAGTGCCTGCTGGATGACAGGCTTGTATTGGGACCTGCAGATCCAGTCATGGCCTGGCCGCCCTGGAATTCACAGTCCGATGGGGCTGATAGAGGTGTCGAGGACCTGCGGGCCTCAGAGGTTTTATTTGCGTTTGTGTCTATACATGCATTACTTATATGTAAGGTAAAGCGATTGTTAATATGTATGTGTCTATACATGCGTTACTTGCATATAAGGTAAAGCGATTGTGAACGTTTATGCAGATACCCTACTGTGGGTGGTAGAGGACCAGTACTGTACAAGCAGATGCGGCTCTGGCCCTAGGGAGCTTCTAGTCTAATGGAACAAGCTAGAGAGACAGGCTACTTTGCCATTTATGGCACAATGGTGGAAATGTGAGTCACTGACATAGAGTACCTGCAGGTAACCCGTAAATGTAATCGTGAATTCAGCCGGACGCggcggcttacacctgtaatctcagcactttgggagtttgagaccagcctagccacaTATTGAAACCTtttctctcaaacaaaaaaagtgaatcaTTTGGGAATGCTCACTGTGTGTCAGgctatatctttttctttttttttttttttttgagacggagtttcactcttgttgctcagactggagtgcaggggcgcaatctcggctcactgcaacctctgctgcccagattcaagcaattctcctgcctcagcctcctgagtagctgggattacaggcacgtgccaccacacctggctaatttttgcatttttagtagagaaggggtttcaacATCTTGGTCAAACTGCTCTTCCACTtcttaccttgtgatccacccgtctcggcctcccaaagtgctgggattacaggcatgagccaccgcacccggccttacaCTTTCTTCTTAAGTGTGTTTTTTGAGGCAAACTCAAATGTATTTTTTCGTATGTTATTTCAATGTATTTCATTGTGGGAAAAGTAAATAATAGagcaggctgggagtggtggctcacgcctgtaatcccagaactttgagaagcggaggtgagaggatcacttgagagcaGCTAGGCAAATAGCAAGACCTCACATCtaccaaaaacaataaataaatgagccaggcatggtagcacatgcctgtagtctcagctacatgaAAGGCTAAGATGGCAGGATTGCttatgcccaggagtttgaggttgccgtgagctatCTATGATCACACCGCAGCACTCCagtctcggtgacagagcgagaccctgtctctaaaaaagaaaagagaaaagaaatgtctaCTACCTCCTGAGGAACAGGATTTTGGGAACATCACAGTCAGAATTTCgttttatctttctttgttttcaaaatcatggtcacaggccgggcgcggtggctcaagcctgtaatcccagcactttgggaggccgagatgggcggatcacgaggtcaggagatcgagaccatcctggctaacacggtgaaaccccgtctctactaaaaatacaaaaaactagccgggcgaggtggcgggcgcctgtagtcccagctactccggaggctgaggcaggagaatggcgtaaacccggaggcggagcttgcagtgagctgagatccggccactgcactccagcccgggcgacagagcaaaactccgtctcaaaaaaaaaaaaaaaaaaatcatggtcaCATACGTACCatgaaatttgtcattttaactaGTTTTCAGTGTATGGTTCGGTGGCATTAAGGATATTGACATCAtgccgggcgtgggggctcacgcctgtaatcccagcactttgggaggccgaggcaggcagaacacaaggtcaagagattgagactatcctggctaacatggtgaaaccctgtctctactaaaaatacaaaaattagctgggagtctcatgtctgtaatccgagcactttggaaggctgaggtgggtggatcatgaggtcaggagatcgagactatcctggctaacatagtgaaaccccatctctactaaaaatacaatacattaGCCGGGcctgatggtgggcacctgtggtcccagctactctggaggctgaggcaggagaatggcgtgaacccaggaggtggagcttgcagtgagccgagattgcgccactgcactccagcctgggcgacagagcgagactccatctcaaaaataaaataaaataaaataaaattagccaggcatggtggcgggtgcctgtaatcccaactactcgggaggctgaggcaggagaatcgcttgaacctgggagtcggaggttatagtgagctgagatcgcgccactgcactccagtctggtgagggagcaagaccgtctcaaaaaaaaaaaaattgacatcataggccaggtgcggtagctcatgcctggaattgcagcactttgggaggccaaggcgggcagatcacctgaggtcaggagttcgagaccagccactgcattccagcctgggctacaaaagcaaaactgtctcaaaaaaataaagaaaaaaacattgacATTGTTGAATGaccgtcaccaccatccatctccaagttttatcttttcatataaaaaagataaacttcATTATAAGAGACTACAGTAGCATTTTATAGggatggaaactgaggctcacacaGGTTAAAAAGTCCTTCCGACTGCGGATTACTATGCccgtttttttgagacagggtctccctctgttggccaggctggagtgcagtgactcactgcaacttccgcctccctggttcaagcgattctcataactcagcctctcgagtagctgcgactacagagGACcctaccacgcttggctaatttttgtatttttagtagagatggggtttcaccatgttcgttggccaggctggtctcaaactcatgacctcgggtgatccgcccatctcggcctcccaaagtgctaggattacaggaatgagtcactgtgcctagcctattatcctcattttttagggaaggaaaccaaggcacagagagataaAGTAGCTTTCCCAGGCTTTTGTAGCTTGGGATCCACACCCAGCCCTGCTGGCCTTAGGAAcccatattcttatttatttatttatttatgtttgagatagtgtttcactcttgttgcccaggctggagtgcaatggtgcagtcttggctcactgcaacctccgcctcccgagttcaagtgattctcctgcctcagcctcccgagctgggattacaggcatgcgccaccatgcctggttaattttgtatttttagtagagttgggatttctccatgttggtcaggctactctcgaactcctgacctcaggtgatctgcctgcctcagcctcccaaagcgctgggattataggcgtgagccactgcgcccagccaagaaccCATATTCTTATCCGCGACTCAGCCAGGCACCATGTACGTTCTAGTCAAACACAGCTGAGCCAGCATTGGGTCAAATGAACAGGGCCCTAGGGCAGGGACCTTgagcatccccattttacagatggggaagttCACATTCAGAGAAAGGGAGTCAGTCGGCTGGCCGGTGCCAACCTGGGATTGGAGCCAGGGCCATCTGACACCACCTCCCAGCTGGcatgggggcaggggaaggggccAGGTGAGGACTCAGATGCTTAAAATACAACTTGAATGTGCATTATAATGGGGAACAAAACCCCATGCCTTTGCCAAACATACAGATCTTGGGGACTCATTTGTGGGCCTGGAGACAGGGCAGGCTGCTGGTATAGTTAAGACCTCACTTTGGTTTAACCTGACTGACTCAAATCTCTGccacttattattttttgttgttgttgttttgagacagggcctcactctgtcacccaggctggtgtacagtggc from Rhinopithecus roxellana isolate Shanxi Qingling chromosome 12, ASM756505v1, whole genome shotgun sequence encodes:
- the PRR12 gene encoding proline-rich protein 12 isoform X2; this translates as MDRNYPSAGFGDPLGAGAGWSYERSAKASLVYGSSRTSHPETDILHRQAYAAPHPLQSYATNHHPAGLSGLFDTGLHHAGSAGPDASVMNLISALESRGPQPGPSASSLLSQFRSPSWQTGKPSAGPAGPGWGWLAVRSDPRSSSSPAMHTPGPTELFISGALPGSSTFPSSSALSAYQHPASFGSRPFPVPSSLSLQDPPFSPPANGLLSPHDVLHLKPSQAPTVPSSLGFERLAGGGVLGPAGLGPAQTPPYRPGPPDPPPPPRHLPTQFNLLASSSAAAAAAEQSSPQLYNFSGAAPGPPPPERALPRQDTVIKHYQRPASAQPPPPPPPAHALQHYLSCGGSYPSMGHRANLACSPLGGGEPSPGAGEPSKAGPSGATAGASGRATGPEAAGGGGAGGGGGGYRPIIQSPGYKTGKGGYGAAAGGATRPPPPRSTATPKCQSLGGPAAAYATGKASGAGGAGGQAYSPGQPQGLLGPQAYGQGFGAGQAQDLSKGPSYSGGPPQPPSGPPPPGLATCQSYSPDQLQGQLYGVQGEPYPGPAAHSQGLPTASPSLSYSTGHSPALSGHGGGWGPSSLGGGGEASPSHIIRPLQSPPATGRPPGVGSPGAPGKYLSSVLASAPFLAPPGAGSYAAGAGGYKGKGDGSELLAGPGGPPAERTEDEEFLIQHLLQAPSPPRTSGADGLVGEDGAADASKGLGGSGGAGGPPGTPYELAKEDPQRYHLQSVIRTSASLDEGATAALELGLGRLKEKKKGPERGGETPEGLATSVVHYGAGAKELGAFLQKSPPPPPPTAQSTQPTPHGLLLEAGGPDLPLVLPPPPPQLLPSVLSHAPSPSASASKVGVHLLEPATRDGAPQPPPPPPPPPPPMPLQLEAHLRSHGLEPAAPSPRLRPEESLEPPGAMQELLGALEPLPPAPGDTGVGPPNSEGKDPAGAYRSPSPQGTKAPRFVPLTSICFPDSLLQDEERSFFPTMEEMFGGGAADDYGKAGPPEDEGDPKAGAGPPPGPPAYDPYGPYCPGRASGAGPETPGLGLDPNKPPELPSTVNAEPLGLIQSGPHQAAPPPPPPPPPPPAPASEPKGGLTSPIFCSTKPKKLLKTSSFHLLRRRDPPFQTPKKLYAQEYEFEADEDKADVPADIRLNPRRLPDLVSSCRSRPALSPLGDIDFCPPNPGPDGPRRRGRKPTKAKRDGPPRPRGRPRIRPLEVPTTAGPASASTPTDGAKKPRGRGRGRGRKAEEAGGTRLEPLKPLKAGEGLGASSGDAISGTDHNSLDSSLTREKIEAKIKEVEEKQPEMKSGFMASFLDFLKSGKRHPPLYQAGLTPPLSPPKSVPPSVPARSLQPQPPATPAVPHPPPSGAFGLGGALEAAESEGLGLGCPSPCKRLDEELKRNLETLPSFSSDEEDSVAKNRDLQESISSAISALDDPPLAGPKDTSTPDGPPLAPAAAVPGPPPLPGLPSANGNGTPEPPLLEEKPPPTPPPAPTPQPQPPPPPPPPQPALPSPPPLVAPTPNSPPPPPLPPPPPPAMPSPPPPPPPAAAPPAAPPEEPAAPSPEDPELPDTRPLHLAKKQETAAVCGETDEEAGESGGEGIFRERDEFVIRAEDIPSLKLALQTGREPPPIWRVQKALLQKFTPEIKDGQRQFCATSNYLGYFGDAKNRYQRLYVKFLENVNKKDYVRVCARKPWHRPPVPVRRSGQAKNPTSAGGSSAPPPKAPAPPPKPETPEKTTSEKPPEQTPETAMPEPPAPEKPSLLRPVEKEKEKEKVTRGERPLRGERAASGRQTRPERSLATGQPATSRLPKARPTKVKAEPPPKKRKKWLKEAGGNAAAGGGPPGSSSDSESSPGAPSEDERAVPGRLLKTRAMREMYRSYVEMLVSTALDPDMIQALEDTHDELYLPPMRKIDGLLNEHKKKVLKRLSLSPALQDALHTFPQLQVEQSEEGSPEEGAVRLRPAGEPYNRKTLSKLKRSVVRAQEFKVELEKSGYYTLYHSLHHYKYHTFLRCRDQTLAIEGGAEDLGQEEVVQQCMRNQPWLEQLFDSFSDLLAQAQAHSRCG